Proteins from a single region of Acinonyx jubatus isolate Ajub_Pintada_27869175 chromosome D3, VMU_Ajub_asm_v1.0, whole genome shotgun sequence:
- the ARVCF gene encoding splicing regulator ARVCF isoform X6, producing MEDCNVHSAASILASVKEQEARFERLTRALEQERRHVALQLERAQQPGVGSGGVGSGQPLPMAWQQLVLQEQSPGSQASLATMPEAPEVLEETVTVEEDPGTPTSHVSIVTSEDGTTRRTETKVTKTVKTVTTRTVRQVPVGPDGLPLLDGGPPLGPFADGPLDRHFLLRGGGPAATLSRAYLSSGGSFTDGTEPRDVPSYGSLSRGLGVRPPRGPLGPGPVDGCFTLPGRREAFPAGPEPVPPAGRSQPERFQAEPYGLEDDTRSLAADDEGGPELEPDYGTATRRRPECGRGFRTRAYEDVADDSGELMEERPPFPAVTAPLAQPERGSLGSLDRVVRRSPSVDSARKEPRWRDPELPEVLAMLRHPVDPVKANAAAYLQHLCFENEGIKRRVRQLRGLPLLVALLDHPRAEVRRRACGALRNLSYGRDTDNKAAIRDCGGVPALVRLLRAARDNEVRELVTGTLWNLSSYEPLKMVIIDHGLQTLTHEVIVPHSGWEREPNEDSKPRDAEWTTVFKNTSGCLRNVSSDGAEARRRLRECEGLVDALLHALQSAVGRKDTDNKSVENCVCIMRNLSYHVHKEVPGADRYQEAEPGPPGGTAGSQCRKRDDAGCFGGKKAKGKKDGEMDRNFDTLDLPKRTEAAKGFELLYQPEVVRLYLSLLTESRNFNTLEAAAGALQNLSAGNWMWATYIRATVRKERGLPVLVELLQSETDKVVRAVAIALRNLSLDRRNKDLIGSYAMAELVRNVRNAQAPARPGARLEEDTVVAVLNTIHEIVSDSLDNARSLLQARGIPALVALGATSQSVREAKAASHVLQTVWSYKELRGALQKDGWTKARFQSATATAKGPKGAPSPGGFDDSTLPLVDRSLDGEKPGSRDVIPMEALGPDGYSTVDRRERRARGSDPAGEASEKEPLKGSGPAICS from the exons GAACAGAGCCCGGGCAGCCAAGCCTCGCTGGCCACAATGCCAGAGGCGCCCGAGGTGCTGGAGGAGACTGTGACGGTAGAGGAGGACCCTGGTACACCTACTTCTCACGTGTCCATTGTCACATCAGAAGATGGTACTACCCGGCGCACTGAGACCAAG GTCACCAAGACGGTCAAGACGGTGACCACGAGAACAGTGCGCCAAGTGCCTGTAGGCCCAGATGGCCTCCCCCTGCTGGACGGCGGCCCCCCACTAGGCCCCTTCGCAGATGGCCCCCTGGACCGGCACTTCCTGCTACGTGGGGGTGGCCCAGCAGCCACGCTTTCCCGTGCCTACCTCAGCAGTGGGGGCAGCTTTACCGACGGCACTGAGCCCCGTGATGTCCCCAGCTACGGCAGTCTATCCCGTGGGCTGGGTGTGCGGCCCCCACGTGGCCCCCTTGGCCCAGGCCCTGTGGATGGTTGCTTCACACTGCCTGGCCGACGTGAGGCCTTCCCTGCAGGCCCTGAGCCTGTGCCGCCAGCCGGCCGCTCCCAGCCCGAGCGCTTTCAGGCGGAACCATATGGTTTGGAGGATGACACACGCAGCCTGGCTGCCGATGACGAGGGTGGCCCGGAGCTGGAGCCTGACTATGGCACTGCCACTAGGAGGAGGCCTGAGTGTGGGCGTGGCTTTCGCACCAG GGCCTATGAGGATGTGGCAGATGATAGCGGTGAGCTGATGGAGGAGCGGCCCCCGTTTCCAGCTGTGACAGCACCCCTGGCCCAGCCAGAACGGGGCAGCCTGGGTAGCCTGGACCGGGTGGTACGGCGGTCGCCCTCAGTGGACAGCGCCCGTAAGGAGCCACGTTGGCGGGACCCTGAGCTGCCAGAGGTACTGGCCATGCTGCGGCACCCCGTGGATCCCGTGAAAGCCAACGCGGCTGCCTATCTGCAACACCTGTGCTTTGAGAACGAGGGCATCAAGCGACGTGTGCGGCAGCTGCGGGGCCTGCCTCTGCTCGTCGCTCTGCTGGACCACCCAAGGGCAGAGGTGCGGCGGCGGGCCTGTGGGGCACTGCGAAACCTTTCCTATGGCCGAGATACAGACAACAAGGCTGCCATCCGCGACTGTGGCGGTGTGCCTGCCCTGGTGCGCCTACTGCGGGCTGCCCGGGACAATGAGGTTCGAGAGCTCGTCACAG GTACACTCTGGAACCTGTCATCCTATGAGCCCCTGAAGATGGTCATCATTGATCACGGCCTGCAGACACTAACCCATGAGGTCATTGTGCCCCACTCGGGCTGGGAACGTGAGCCCAACGAGGATTCCAAGCCAAGGGATGCCGAGTGGACAACAGTCTTCAAGAACACATCAGGCTGCTTGAg GAACGTGAGTTCGGATGGTGCAGAGGCCCGGCGCCGCCTCCGGGAATGTGAAGGGCTGGTAGATGCCCTGCTGCACGCCTTGCAGTCAGCTGTGGGCAGGAAGGACACGGACAACAAG tCGGTGGAGAACTGTGTGTGTATCATGCGGAACCTGTCCTACCATGTGCACAAGGAGGTGCCTGGGGCCGACAGGTACCAGGAGGCTGAGCCTGGGCCCCCAGGCGGTACTGCAGGCTCCCAGTGCCGGAAGCGGGATGACGCTGGCTGTTTCGGTGGCAAGAAGGCCAAAG GGAAGAAGGATGGTGAGATGGACCGGAACTTTGACACGCTAGACCTACCCAAGCGAACTGAGGCTGCCAAAG GCTTTGAGCTGCTGTATCAGCCCGAGGTGGTAcgtctctacctctccctcctcACGGAGAGCCGGAACTTTAACACCCTGGAGGCTGCCGCTGGCGCCCTGCAGAACCTCAGCGCTGGCAACTGGATG TGGGCCACGTACATCCGCGCCACGGTGCGCAAGGAGCGTGGGCTTCCGGTGCTCGTGGAGCTGCTGCAGTCCGAGACTGACAAGGTGGTGCGCGCTGTTGCCATTGCCCTGCGCAACCTCTCGCTGGACCGGCGCAACAAGGACCTCATTG GGAGCTATGCCATGGCGGAGCTGGTGCGGAACGTGCGCAATGCACAGGCTCCGGCGCGACCTGGTGCCCGCCTGGAGGAGGACACGGTGGTGGCTGTGCTCAACACCATCCACGAGATCGTGTCCGACAGCCTGGACAACGCACGCTCACTACTACAGGCCCGAGGCATTCCAGCGCTGGTGGCACTTGGCGCTACCAG CCAATCAGTACGTGAGGCGAAGGCCGCATCCCACGTGCTACAGACTGTATGGAGCTACAAGGAGCTGCGTGGTGCCCTACAGAAAGACGGCTGGACCAAGGCGCGCTTCCAG TCAGCCACTGCTACTGCCAAGGGACCCAAAGGAGCACCAAGTCCTGGAGGCTTTGACGACAGCACGCTGCCACTGGTGGACAGGAGCCTTG ATGGTGAGAAACCGGGCAGCCGGGACGTGATTCCCATGGAGGCACTTGGCCCAG ATGGATACTCTACTGTGGACCGGAGGGAGCGGAGGGCTCGAGGCAGTGACCCTGCGGGGGAGGCCTCTGAGAAGGAACCGTTGAAA GGCTCGGGCCCAGCCATTTGTTCTTAG
- the ARVCF gene encoding splicing regulator ARVCF isoform X8 — protein sequence MPAELRQEQSPGSQASLATMPEAPEVLEETVTVEEDPGTPTSHVSIVTSEDGTTRRTETKVTKTVKTVTTRTVRQVPVGPDGLPLLDGGPPLGPFADGPLDRHFLLRGGGPAATLSRAYLSSGGSFTDGTEPRDVPSYGSLSRGLGVRPPRGPLGPGPVDGCFTLPGRREAFPAGPEPVPPAGRSQPERFQAEPYGLEDDTRSLAADDEGGPELEPDYGTATRRRPECGRGFRTRAYEDVADDSGELMEERPPFPAVTAPLAQPERGSLGSLDRVVRRSPSVDSARKEPRWRDPELPEVLAMLRHPVDPVKANAAAYLQHLCFENEGIKRRVRQLRGLPLLVALLDHPRAEVRRRACGALRNLSYGRDTDNKAAIRDCGGVPALVRLLRAARDNEVRELVTGTLWNLSSYEPLKMVIIDHGLQTLTHEVIVPHSGWEREPNEDSKPRDAEWTTVFKNTSGCLRNVSSDGAEARRRLRECEGLVDALLHALQSAVGRKDTDNKSVENCVCIMRNLSYHVHKEVPGADRYQEAEPGPPGGTAGSQCRKRDDAGCFGGKKAKGKKDGEMDRNFDTLDLPKRTEAAKGFELLYQPEVVRLYLSLLTESRNFNTLEAAAGALQNLSAGNWMWATYIRATVRKERGLPVLVELLQSETDKVVRAVAIALRNLSLDRRNKDLIGSYAMAELVRNVRNAQAPARPGARLEEDTVVAVLNTIHEIVSDSLDNARSLLQARGIPALVALGATSQSVREAKAASHVLQTVWSYKELRGALQKDGWTKARFQSATATAKGPKGAPSPGGFDDSTLPLVDRSLDGEKPGSRDVIPMEALGPDGYSTVDRRERRARGSDPAGEASEKEPLKPDPGRKAPPGPSRPAVRLVDAMGDAKPQPVDSWV from the exons GAACAGAGCCCGGGCAGCCAAGCCTCGCTGGCCACAATGCCAGAGGCGCCCGAGGTGCTGGAGGAGACTGTGACGGTAGAGGAGGACCCTGGTACACCTACTTCTCACGTGTCCATTGTCACATCAGAAGATGGTACTACCCGGCGCACTGAGACCAAG GTCACCAAGACGGTCAAGACGGTGACCACGAGAACAGTGCGCCAAGTGCCTGTAGGCCCAGATGGCCTCCCCCTGCTGGACGGCGGCCCCCCACTAGGCCCCTTCGCAGATGGCCCCCTGGACCGGCACTTCCTGCTACGTGGGGGTGGCCCAGCAGCCACGCTTTCCCGTGCCTACCTCAGCAGTGGGGGCAGCTTTACCGACGGCACTGAGCCCCGTGATGTCCCCAGCTACGGCAGTCTATCCCGTGGGCTGGGTGTGCGGCCCCCACGTGGCCCCCTTGGCCCAGGCCCTGTGGATGGTTGCTTCACACTGCCTGGCCGACGTGAGGCCTTCCCTGCAGGCCCTGAGCCTGTGCCGCCAGCCGGCCGCTCCCAGCCCGAGCGCTTTCAGGCGGAACCATATGGTTTGGAGGATGACACACGCAGCCTGGCTGCCGATGACGAGGGTGGCCCGGAGCTGGAGCCTGACTATGGCACTGCCACTAGGAGGAGGCCTGAGTGTGGGCGTGGCTTTCGCACCAG GGCCTATGAGGATGTGGCAGATGATAGCGGTGAGCTGATGGAGGAGCGGCCCCCGTTTCCAGCTGTGACAGCACCCCTGGCCCAGCCAGAACGGGGCAGCCTGGGTAGCCTGGACCGGGTGGTACGGCGGTCGCCCTCAGTGGACAGCGCCCGTAAGGAGCCACGTTGGCGGGACCCTGAGCTGCCAGAGGTACTGGCCATGCTGCGGCACCCCGTGGATCCCGTGAAAGCCAACGCGGCTGCCTATCTGCAACACCTGTGCTTTGAGAACGAGGGCATCAAGCGACGTGTGCGGCAGCTGCGGGGCCTGCCTCTGCTCGTCGCTCTGCTGGACCACCCAAGGGCAGAGGTGCGGCGGCGGGCCTGTGGGGCACTGCGAAACCTTTCCTATGGCCGAGATACAGACAACAAGGCTGCCATCCGCGACTGTGGCGGTGTGCCTGCCCTGGTGCGCCTACTGCGGGCTGCCCGGGACAATGAGGTTCGAGAGCTCGTCACAG GTACACTCTGGAACCTGTCATCCTATGAGCCCCTGAAGATGGTCATCATTGATCACGGCCTGCAGACACTAACCCATGAGGTCATTGTGCCCCACTCGGGCTGGGAACGTGAGCCCAACGAGGATTCCAAGCCAAGGGATGCCGAGTGGACAACAGTCTTCAAGAACACATCAGGCTGCTTGAg GAACGTGAGTTCGGATGGTGCAGAGGCCCGGCGCCGCCTCCGGGAATGTGAAGGGCTGGTAGATGCCCTGCTGCACGCCTTGCAGTCAGCTGTGGGCAGGAAGGACACGGACAACAAG tCGGTGGAGAACTGTGTGTGTATCATGCGGAACCTGTCCTACCATGTGCACAAGGAGGTGCCTGGGGCCGACAGGTACCAGGAGGCTGAGCCTGGGCCCCCAGGCGGTACTGCAGGCTCCCAGTGCCGGAAGCGGGATGACGCTGGCTGTTTCGGTGGCAAGAAGGCCAAAG GGAAGAAGGATGGTGAGATGGACCGGAACTTTGACACGCTAGACCTACCCAAGCGAACTGAGGCTGCCAAAG GCTTTGAGCTGCTGTATCAGCCCGAGGTGGTAcgtctctacctctccctcctcACGGAGAGCCGGAACTTTAACACCCTGGAGGCTGCCGCTGGCGCCCTGCAGAACCTCAGCGCTGGCAACTGGATG TGGGCCACGTACATCCGCGCCACGGTGCGCAAGGAGCGTGGGCTTCCGGTGCTCGTGGAGCTGCTGCAGTCCGAGACTGACAAGGTGGTGCGCGCTGTTGCCATTGCCCTGCGCAACCTCTCGCTGGACCGGCGCAACAAGGACCTCATTG GGAGCTATGCCATGGCGGAGCTGGTGCGGAACGTGCGCAATGCACAGGCTCCGGCGCGACCTGGTGCCCGCCTGGAGGAGGACACGGTGGTGGCTGTGCTCAACACCATCCACGAGATCGTGTCCGACAGCCTGGACAACGCACGCTCACTACTACAGGCCCGAGGCATTCCAGCGCTGGTGGCACTTGGCGCTACCAG CCAATCAGTACGTGAGGCGAAGGCCGCATCCCACGTGCTACAGACTGTATGGAGCTACAAGGAGCTGCGTGGTGCCCTACAGAAAGACGGCTGGACCAAGGCGCGCTTCCAG TCAGCCACTGCTACTGCCAAGGGACCCAAAGGAGCACCAAGTCCTGGAGGCTTTGACGACAGCACGCTGCCACTGGTGGACAGGAGCCTTG ATGGTGAGAAACCGGGCAGCCGGGACGTGATTCCCATGGAGGCACTTGGCCCAG ATGGATACTCTACTGTGGACCGGAGGGAGCGGAGGGCTCGAGGCAGTGACCCTGCGGGGGAGGCCTCTGAGAAGGAACCGTTGAAA CCCGACCCCGGCAGGAAGGCTCCGCCTGGGCCCAGCAGGCCTGCGGTCAGGCTGGTGGACGCCATGGGGGACGCTAAGCCTCAGCCCGTTGACTCCTGGGTCTAG
- the ARVCF gene encoding splicing regulator ARVCF isoform X3 produces the protein MEDCNVHSAASILASVKEQEARFERLTRALEQERRHVALQLERAQQPGVGSGGVGSGQPLPMAWQQLVLQEQSPGSQASLATMPEAPEVLEETVTVEEDPGTPTSHVSIVTSEDGTTRRTETKVTKTVKTVTTRTVRQVPVGPDGLPLLDGGPPLGPFADGPLDRHFLLRGGGPAATLSRAYLSSGGSFTDGTEPRDVPSYGSLSRGLGVRPPRGPLGPGPVDGCFTLPGRREAFPAGPEPVPPAGRSQPERFQAEPYGLEDDTRSLAADDEGGPELEPDYGTATRRRPECGRGFRTRAYEDVADDSGELMEERPPFPAVTAPLAQPERGSLGSLDRVVRRSPSVDSARKEPRWRDPELPEVLAMLRHPVDPVKANAAAYLQHLCFENEGIKRRVRQLRGLPLLVALLDHPRAEVRRRACGALRNLSYGRDTDNKAAIRDCGGVPALVRLLRAARDNEVRELVTGTLWNLSSYEPLKMVIIDHGLQTLTHEVIVPHSGWEREPNEDSKPRDAEWTTVFKNTSGCLRNVSSDGAEARRRLRECEGLVDALLHALQSAVGRKDTDNKSVENCVCIMRNLSYHVHKEVPGADRYQEAEPGPPGGTAGSQCRKRDDAGCFGGKKAKEEWFHQGKKDGEMDRNFDTLDLPKRTEAAKGFELLYQPEVVRLYLSLLTESRNFNTLEAAAGALQNLSAGNWMWATYIRATVRKERGLPVLVELLQSETDKVVRAVAIALRNLSLDRRNKDLIGSYAMAELVRNVRNAQAPARPGARLEEDTVVAVLNTIHEIVSDSLDNARSLLQARGIPALVALGATSQSVREAKAASHVLQTVWSYKELRGALQKDGWTKARFQSATATAKGPKGAPSPGGFDDSTLPLVDRSLDGEKPGSRDVIPMEALGPDGYSTVDRRERRARGSDPAGEASEKEPLKGSGPAICS, from the exons GAACAGAGCCCGGGCAGCCAAGCCTCGCTGGCCACAATGCCAGAGGCGCCCGAGGTGCTGGAGGAGACTGTGACGGTAGAGGAGGACCCTGGTACACCTACTTCTCACGTGTCCATTGTCACATCAGAAGATGGTACTACCCGGCGCACTGAGACCAAG GTCACCAAGACGGTCAAGACGGTGACCACGAGAACAGTGCGCCAAGTGCCTGTAGGCCCAGATGGCCTCCCCCTGCTGGACGGCGGCCCCCCACTAGGCCCCTTCGCAGATGGCCCCCTGGACCGGCACTTCCTGCTACGTGGGGGTGGCCCAGCAGCCACGCTTTCCCGTGCCTACCTCAGCAGTGGGGGCAGCTTTACCGACGGCACTGAGCCCCGTGATGTCCCCAGCTACGGCAGTCTATCCCGTGGGCTGGGTGTGCGGCCCCCACGTGGCCCCCTTGGCCCAGGCCCTGTGGATGGTTGCTTCACACTGCCTGGCCGACGTGAGGCCTTCCCTGCAGGCCCTGAGCCTGTGCCGCCAGCCGGCCGCTCCCAGCCCGAGCGCTTTCAGGCGGAACCATATGGTTTGGAGGATGACACACGCAGCCTGGCTGCCGATGACGAGGGTGGCCCGGAGCTGGAGCCTGACTATGGCACTGCCACTAGGAGGAGGCCTGAGTGTGGGCGTGGCTTTCGCACCAG GGCCTATGAGGATGTGGCAGATGATAGCGGTGAGCTGATGGAGGAGCGGCCCCCGTTTCCAGCTGTGACAGCACCCCTGGCCCAGCCAGAACGGGGCAGCCTGGGTAGCCTGGACCGGGTGGTACGGCGGTCGCCCTCAGTGGACAGCGCCCGTAAGGAGCCACGTTGGCGGGACCCTGAGCTGCCAGAGGTACTGGCCATGCTGCGGCACCCCGTGGATCCCGTGAAAGCCAACGCGGCTGCCTATCTGCAACACCTGTGCTTTGAGAACGAGGGCATCAAGCGACGTGTGCGGCAGCTGCGGGGCCTGCCTCTGCTCGTCGCTCTGCTGGACCACCCAAGGGCAGAGGTGCGGCGGCGGGCCTGTGGGGCACTGCGAAACCTTTCCTATGGCCGAGATACAGACAACAAGGCTGCCATCCGCGACTGTGGCGGTGTGCCTGCCCTGGTGCGCCTACTGCGGGCTGCCCGGGACAATGAGGTTCGAGAGCTCGTCACAG GTACACTCTGGAACCTGTCATCCTATGAGCCCCTGAAGATGGTCATCATTGATCACGGCCTGCAGACACTAACCCATGAGGTCATTGTGCCCCACTCGGGCTGGGAACGTGAGCCCAACGAGGATTCCAAGCCAAGGGATGCCGAGTGGACAACAGTCTTCAAGAACACATCAGGCTGCTTGAg GAACGTGAGTTCGGATGGTGCAGAGGCCCGGCGCCGCCTCCGGGAATGTGAAGGGCTGGTAGATGCCCTGCTGCACGCCTTGCAGTCAGCTGTGGGCAGGAAGGACACGGACAACAAG tCGGTGGAGAACTGTGTGTGTATCATGCGGAACCTGTCCTACCATGTGCACAAGGAGGTGCCTGGGGCCGACAGGTACCAGGAGGCTGAGCCTGGGCCCCCAGGCGGTACTGCAGGCTCCCAGTGCCGGAAGCGGGATGACGCTGGCTGTTTCGGTGGCAAGAAGGCCAAAG AGGAGTGGTTCCATCAAG GGAAGAAGGATGGTGAGATGGACCGGAACTTTGACACGCTAGACCTACCCAAGCGAACTGAGGCTGCCAAAG GCTTTGAGCTGCTGTATCAGCCCGAGGTGGTAcgtctctacctctccctcctcACGGAGAGCCGGAACTTTAACACCCTGGAGGCTGCCGCTGGCGCCCTGCAGAACCTCAGCGCTGGCAACTGGATG TGGGCCACGTACATCCGCGCCACGGTGCGCAAGGAGCGTGGGCTTCCGGTGCTCGTGGAGCTGCTGCAGTCCGAGACTGACAAGGTGGTGCGCGCTGTTGCCATTGCCCTGCGCAACCTCTCGCTGGACCGGCGCAACAAGGACCTCATTG GGAGCTATGCCATGGCGGAGCTGGTGCGGAACGTGCGCAATGCACAGGCTCCGGCGCGACCTGGTGCCCGCCTGGAGGAGGACACGGTGGTGGCTGTGCTCAACACCATCCACGAGATCGTGTCCGACAGCCTGGACAACGCACGCTCACTACTACAGGCCCGAGGCATTCCAGCGCTGGTGGCACTTGGCGCTACCAG CCAATCAGTACGTGAGGCGAAGGCCGCATCCCACGTGCTACAGACTGTATGGAGCTACAAGGAGCTGCGTGGTGCCCTACAGAAAGACGGCTGGACCAAGGCGCGCTTCCAG TCAGCCACTGCTACTGCCAAGGGACCCAAAGGAGCACCAAGTCCTGGAGGCTTTGACGACAGCACGCTGCCACTGGTGGACAGGAGCCTTG ATGGTGAGAAACCGGGCAGCCGGGACGTGATTCCCATGGAGGCACTTGGCCCAG ATGGATACTCTACTGTGGACCGGAGGGAGCGGAGGGCTCGAGGCAGTGACCCTGCGGGGGAGGCCTCTGAGAAGGAACCGTTGAAA GGCTCGGGCCCAGCCATTTGTTCTTAG
- the ARVCF gene encoding splicing regulator ARVCF isoform X7, translating into MPAELRQEQSPGSQASLATMPEAPEVLEETVTVEEDPGTPTSHVSIVTSEDGTTRRTETKVTKTVKTVTTRTVRQVPVGPDGLPLLDGGPPLGPFADGPLDRHFLLRGGGPAATLSRAYLSSGGSFTDGTEPRDVPSYGSLSRGLGVRPPRGPLGPGPVDGCFTLPGRREAFPAGPEPVPPAGRSQPERFQAEPYGLEDDTRSLAADDEGGPELEPDYGTATRRRPECGRGFRTRAYEDVADDSGELMEERPPFPAVTAPLAQPERGSLGSLDRVVRRSPSVDSARKEPRWRDPELPEVLAMLRHPVDPVKANAAAYLQHLCFENEGIKRRVRQLRGLPLLVALLDHPRAEVRRRACGALRNLSYGRDTDNKAAIRDCGGVPALVRLLRAARDNEVRELVTGTLWNLSSYEPLKMVIIDHGLQTLTHEVIVPHSGWEREPNEDSKPRDAEWTTVFKNTSGCLRNVSSDGAEARRRLRECEGLVDALLHALQSAVGRKDTDNKSVENCVCIMRNLSYHVHKEVPGADRYQEAEPGPPGGTAGSQCRKRDDAGCFGGKKAKEEWFHQGKKDGEMDRNFDTLDLPKRTEAAKGFELLYQPEVVRLYLSLLTESRNFNTLEAAAGALQNLSAGNWMWATYIRATVRKERGLPVLVELLQSETDKVVRAVAIALRNLSLDRRNKDLIGSYAMAELVRNVRNAQAPARPGARLEEDTVVAVLNTIHEIVSDSLDNARSLLQARGIPALVALGATSQSVREAKAASHVLQTVWSYKELRGALQKDGWTKARFQSATATAKGPKGAPSPGGFDDSTLPLVDRSLDGEKPGSRDVIPMEALGPDGYSTVDRRERRARGSDPAGEASEKEPLKPDPGRKAPPGPSRPAVRLVDAMGDAKPQPVDSWV; encoded by the exons GAACAGAGCCCGGGCAGCCAAGCCTCGCTGGCCACAATGCCAGAGGCGCCCGAGGTGCTGGAGGAGACTGTGACGGTAGAGGAGGACCCTGGTACACCTACTTCTCACGTGTCCATTGTCACATCAGAAGATGGTACTACCCGGCGCACTGAGACCAAG GTCACCAAGACGGTCAAGACGGTGACCACGAGAACAGTGCGCCAAGTGCCTGTAGGCCCAGATGGCCTCCCCCTGCTGGACGGCGGCCCCCCACTAGGCCCCTTCGCAGATGGCCCCCTGGACCGGCACTTCCTGCTACGTGGGGGTGGCCCAGCAGCCACGCTTTCCCGTGCCTACCTCAGCAGTGGGGGCAGCTTTACCGACGGCACTGAGCCCCGTGATGTCCCCAGCTACGGCAGTCTATCCCGTGGGCTGGGTGTGCGGCCCCCACGTGGCCCCCTTGGCCCAGGCCCTGTGGATGGTTGCTTCACACTGCCTGGCCGACGTGAGGCCTTCCCTGCAGGCCCTGAGCCTGTGCCGCCAGCCGGCCGCTCCCAGCCCGAGCGCTTTCAGGCGGAACCATATGGTTTGGAGGATGACACACGCAGCCTGGCTGCCGATGACGAGGGTGGCCCGGAGCTGGAGCCTGACTATGGCACTGCCACTAGGAGGAGGCCTGAGTGTGGGCGTGGCTTTCGCACCAG GGCCTATGAGGATGTGGCAGATGATAGCGGTGAGCTGATGGAGGAGCGGCCCCCGTTTCCAGCTGTGACAGCACCCCTGGCCCAGCCAGAACGGGGCAGCCTGGGTAGCCTGGACCGGGTGGTACGGCGGTCGCCCTCAGTGGACAGCGCCCGTAAGGAGCCACGTTGGCGGGACCCTGAGCTGCCAGAGGTACTGGCCATGCTGCGGCACCCCGTGGATCCCGTGAAAGCCAACGCGGCTGCCTATCTGCAACACCTGTGCTTTGAGAACGAGGGCATCAAGCGACGTGTGCGGCAGCTGCGGGGCCTGCCTCTGCTCGTCGCTCTGCTGGACCACCCAAGGGCAGAGGTGCGGCGGCGGGCCTGTGGGGCACTGCGAAACCTTTCCTATGGCCGAGATACAGACAACAAGGCTGCCATCCGCGACTGTGGCGGTGTGCCTGCCCTGGTGCGCCTACTGCGGGCTGCCCGGGACAATGAGGTTCGAGAGCTCGTCACAG GTACACTCTGGAACCTGTCATCCTATGAGCCCCTGAAGATGGTCATCATTGATCACGGCCTGCAGACACTAACCCATGAGGTCATTGTGCCCCACTCGGGCTGGGAACGTGAGCCCAACGAGGATTCCAAGCCAAGGGATGCCGAGTGGACAACAGTCTTCAAGAACACATCAGGCTGCTTGAg GAACGTGAGTTCGGATGGTGCAGAGGCCCGGCGCCGCCTCCGGGAATGTGAAGGGCTGGTAGATGCCCTGCTGCACGCCTTGCAGTCAGCTGTGGGCAGGAAGGACACGGACAACAAG tCGGTGGAGAACTGTGTGTGTATCATGCGGAACCTGTCCTACCATGTGCACAAGGAGGTGCCTGGGGCCGACAGGTACCAGGAGGCTGAGCCTGGGCCCCCAGGCGGTACTGCAGGCTCCCAGTGCCGGAAGCGGGATGACGCTGGCTGTTTCGGTGGCAAGAAGGCCAAAG AGGAGTGGTTCCATCAAG GGAAGAAGGATGGTGAGATGGACCGGAACTTTGACACGCTAGACCTACCCAAGCGAACTGAGGCTGCCAAAG GCTTTGAGCTGCTGTATCAGCCCGAGGTGGTAcgtctctacctctccctcctcACGGAGAGCCGGAACTTTAACACCCTGGAGGCTGCCGCTGGCGCCCTGCAGAACCTCAGCGCTGGCAACTGGATG TGGGCCACGTACATCCGCGCCACGGTGCGCAAGGAGCGTGGGCTTCCGGTGCTCGTGGAGCTGCTGCAGTCCGAGACTGACAAGGTGGTGCGCGCTGTTGCCATTGCCCTGCGCAACCTCTCGCTGGACCGGCGCAACAAGGACCTCATTG GGAGCTATGCCATGGCGGAGCTGGTGCGGAACGTGCGCAATGCACAGGCTCCGGCGCGACCTGGTGCCCGCCTGGAGGAGGACACGGTGGTGGCTGTGCTCAACACCATCCACGAGATCGTGTCCGACAGCCTGGACAACGCACGCTCACTACTACAGGCCCGAGGCATTCCAGCGCTGGTGGCACTTGGCGCTACCAG CCAATCAGTACGTGAGGCGAAGGCCGCATCCCACGTGCTACAGACTGTATGGAGCTACAAGGAGCTGCGTGGTGCCCTACAGAAAGACGGCTGGACCAAGGCGCGCTTCCAG TCAGCCACTGCTACTGCCAAGGGACCCAAAGGAGCACCAAGTCCTGGAGGCTTTGACGACAGCACGCTGCCACTGGTGGACAGGAGCCTTG ATGGTGAGAAACCGGGCAGCCGGGACGTGATTCCCATGGAGGCACTTGGCCCAG ATGGATACTCTACTGTGGACCGGAGGGAGCGGAGGGCTCGAGGCAGTGACCCTGCGGGGGAGGCCTCTGAGAAGGAACCGTTGAAA CCCGACCCCGGCAGGAAGGCTCCGCCTGGGCCCAGCAGGCCTGCGGTCAGGCTGGTGGACGCCATGGGGGACGCTAAGCCTCAGCCCGTTGACTCCTGGGTCTAG